One genomic region from Streptomyces sp. NBC_01304 encodes:
- a CDS encoding flavin reductase family protein has translation MSRLAAGVVLVTATEAPLGEDGPVSEDVGMTATAFMSVSLDPPLVLVSLRDGSRMDDLLAERPRWGVSVLSESQRHIAGRFAMKGRISDRLLFEDIPYARGPLSGAPLVRGALATLECETESRVPAGDHTLVIGRVLTASLQSAEGGPLTYFRGRYRQLG, from the coding sequence ATGTCCCGCCTCGCCGCGGGTGTGGTCCTGGTGACGGCGACAGAGGCCCCGCTGGGCGAGGACGGTCCGGTCAGCGAGGACGTCGGCATGACGGCGACGGCCTTCATGTCCGTGTCCCTCGACCCGCCCCTCGTCCTGGTCAGCCTGCGTGACGGCTCCCGCATGGACGACCTCCTCGCGGAGCGGCCCCGCTGGGGCGTCTCGGTCCTGTCCGAGTCCCAGCGGCACATCGCCGGCCGCTTCGCGATGAAGGGGCGGATCAGCGACCGGTTGCTCTTCGAGGACATCCCGTACGCGCGGGGGCCGCTGTCCGGGGCGCCGCTGGTTCGCGGTGCGCTGGCGACGCTGGAGTGCGAGACGGAGTCCCGCGTCCCCGCCGGGGACCACACGCTGGTCATCGGCCGAGTGCTGACCGCGTCCCTGCAGAGCGCGGAGGGTGGGCCCTTGACGTACTTCCGGGGCCGGTACCGGCAGTTGGGCTGA